Proteins co-encoded in one Novosphingobium sp. PP1Y genomic window:
- a CDS encoding LacI family DNA-binding transcriptional regulator: protein MKNSENHLGKNGEPQKVRTLADLARIAGVSAGTVSRALAGKSLVNAETRDRIQTLAREHGFRPNQMASKLRSQKTGLIGVVVPLGHEKRQHISDPFFLTLLGQIADELTESGYDVMLRRVIPEDTTDWLEQLTGSGMVDGVIVIGQSDQFDIIESVAGHYHPLTVWGHHTPGQRHCVVGTDNALGGRMAAEHLIACGARSLAFLGVTTGIEIAARYRAAKSVADAAGIPLVHLPIDLAAATMASQIERTLPDCKVDGIFAASDLIAMSALRVLHQHGRAVPDDVQIVGFDDLPLASQTMPPLTTIRQEIDLGARILVEKLKARIAGEDTDHFVNAPQLIVRGTTRSAA from the coding sequence ATGAAAAATAGCGAAAATCACCTCGGTAAGAACGGGGAACCTCAAAAAGTCCGCACTCTTGCCGATCTTGCCCGCATCGCAGGCGTTTCGGCCGGCACGGTTTCGCGAGCGCTCGCCGGCAAGTCGCTGGTCAATGCCGAAACACGCGATCGTATCCAGACGCTGGCGCGGGAGCACGGCTTTCGTCCCAACCAGATGGCAAGCAAGCTACGCTCGCAGAAGACGGGCCTGATCGGCGTGGTCGTTCCCCTCGGCCACGAAAAGCGTCAGCATATCTCCGACCCGTTCTTCCTCACGCTGCTGGGCCAGATCGCCGACGAACTGACGGAAAGCGGCTACGACGTCATGCTGCGCCGCGTGATCCCGGAAGATACGACCGACTGGCTGGAACAGTTGACCGGTTCGGGGATGGTCGACGGCGTCATCGTCATCGGCCAGTCGGACCAGTTCGACATCATCGAAAGCGTTGCCGGCCATTACCATCCGCTGACCGTGTGGGGACATCACACCCCGGGACAGAGGCACTGCGTGGTCGGAACCGACAATGCCCTTGGCGGTCGCATGGCGGCAGAGCACCTGATTGCTTGCGGCGCGCGCAGCCTTGCCTTCCTCGGCGTCACGACCGGCATCGAGATCGCGGCCCGCTATCGGGCGGCCAAATCCGTCGCCGATGCAGCGGGCATCCCGCTCGTCCACCTGCCGATCGACCTGGCCGCCGCCACCATGGCATCGCAAATCGAAAGGACTTTGCCCGACTGCAAGGTCGACGGCATTTTCGCCGCATCCGACCTGATCGCGATGTCAGCCTTGCGCGTCCTGCACCAGCATGGGCGCGCGGTTCCCGACGACGTGCAGATCGTGGGTTTCGACGACCTGCCGCTCGCTTCGCAGACCATGCCGCCGCTCACGACGATCCGGCAGGAAATCGATCTGGGTGCAAGGATTCTTGTCGAAAAGCTCAAGGCGCGCATCGCCGGGGAGGATACCGATCATTTCGTGAATGCCCCACAATTGATCGTGCGCGGAACGACCAGAAGCGCCGCCTGA
- the msrA gene encoding peptide-methionine (S)-S-oxide reductase MsrA: protein MAIRPVPIILLAGAGALALAAGTLLPAETSSAASRIPPPPAEKAVPSGDQVAVLAGGCFWGIEGLYEHVRGVKSVTSGYAGGQKSTANYGDVSSEKTGHAEAVRIVYDPAKVSYGTLLQIYFSVAHDPTQVNRQYPDVGPSYRSAIFPQNAVQRATAQAYIAKLTKAKSFPKPIATKLESGAFYPAEAYHQDFMRKNPQHPYIARWDKPKLAAFRKEYPSLYRN, encoded by the coding sequence ATGGCCATTCGCCCCGTCCCCATCATCCTGCTGGCAGGTGCAGGCGCCCTCGCCCTGGCTGCCGGCACCCTGCTGCCCGCCGAAACGAGCAGCGCGGCCAGCCGCATCCCGCCTCCCCCGGCGGAAAAGGCCGTACCGTCCGGCGATCAGGTGGCCGTTCTGGCAGGCGGCTGCTTCTGGGGCATCGAAGGCCTCTACGAGCATGTGCGCGGGGTAAAGTCAGTCACCTCGGGATATGCCGGCGGACAAAAGAGTACGGCCAACTACGGCGATGTGTCCTCCGAGAAAACCGGCCACGCCGAGGCCGTGCGGATCGTCTACGATCCAGCCAAGGTCAGCTACGGCACCCTGCTCCAGATCTACTTCTCGGTCGCGCATGACCCGACCCAGGTGAACCGGCAATACCCCGACGTCGGCCCCAGCTACCGCTCGGCGATCTTTCCGCAGAACGCCGTCCAGCGCGCCACGGCGCAGGCCTATATCGCCAAGCTGACCAAGGCGAAGAGCTTTCCCAAGCCGATCGCCACGAAGCTGGAGAGCGGGGCCTTCTATCCTGCCGAAGCCTATCATCAGGACTTCATGCGCAAGAACCCGCAGCACCCCTACATCGCACGCTGGGACAAGCCGAAGCTGGCCGCGTTCCGCAAGGAATATCCCAGCCTCTACCGCAATTGA
- a CDS encoding NAD(P)/FAD-dependent oxidoreductase has translation MLRLSDLALPLDHSSAELEQAVIARLGIDPADLERMTIVRRGNDARRKAAIKLVYSLDIVLRNEAEVLARFADDQHVRQTPDTSYKFVTHAPANYDGPRPVVIGAGPCGLLAGLVLAQMGFRPIIVERGKAVRERTKDTWGLWRRSVLNPESNVQFGEGGAGTFSDGKLYSRIKDQRHLGRKVLSEFVKAGAPDDILTEAHPHIGTFRLVTMVMSMRETIEKLGGEYRFQTRVEDFEIEEGADGERRLVGLHLSDGEYLPARHVIMAVGHSARDTFYKLHERGVHIEAKPFAIGVRIEHPQSWIDTARYGPSAGNKILGAAAYSLSHKCSNGRVVYSFCMCPGGRVVAATSEEGRVVTNGMSQYSRAEFNANSGIVVDIDPERDYPGDPLAGIAFQRKFEELAYKAGGSNYKAPGQKLGDFLAGRPSTEFGVVTPSYQPGVHLTDLSECLPDYVIESIREALPVFGRQVPGYDHPDVVMTGVETRTSSPVRITRGRDYQSLNTRGLYPAGEGAGYAGGILSAAVDGIRVAEALALELVSEPVPA, from the coding sequence ATGCTTCGCCTATCCGACCTGGCACTTCCACTCGATCACAGTTCCGCCGAGCTCGAGCAGGCCGTCATCGCCCGCCTGGGCATCGATCCTGCCGATCTTGAGCGGATGACCATCGTGCGCCGCGGCAACGACGCCCGGCGTAAGGCCGCGATCAAGCTGGTCTATTCGCTCGACATCGTGCTGCGCAACGAGGCCGAGGTGCTGGCCCGCTTCGCCGACGACCAGCACGTGCGGCAGACGCCGGACACGTCCTACAAGTTCGTGACCCATGCGCCCGCGAACTATGACGGTCCGCGCCCGGTCGTGATCGGGGCGGGCCCCTGCGGCCTGCTGGCCGGGCTGGTGCTGGCGCAGATGGGCTTCCGGCCGATCATCGTCGAACGCGGCAAGGCCGTGCGCGAGAGGACCAAGGATACCTGGGGGCTGTGGCGCCGCTCGGTCCTCAACCCGGAAAGCAACGTGCAGTTCGGCGAAGGCGGTGCCGGTACCTTCTCTGACGGCAAGCTCTACAGCCGCATCAAGGACCAGCGCCATCTGGGCCGCAAGGTCCTGTCCGAATTCGTCAAGGCGGGGGCGCCCGACGACATCCTCACCGAGGCGCATCCCCACATCGGCACCTTCCGCCTGGTGACGATGGTCATGTCGATGCGCGAGACGATCGAAAAGCTGGGCGGGGAATACCGCTTCCAGACCCGGGTCGAGGACTTCGAGATCGAAGAGGGCGCCGACGGCGAACGCCGCCTCGTCGGCCTGCATCTGTCCGATGGCGAATATCTGCCCGCACGCCACGTGATCATGGCCGTCGGTCACTCTGCGCGCGATACCTTCTACAAGCTGCACGAGCGCGGCGTGCATATCGAGGCGAAGCCCTTTGCCATCGGTGTGCGCATCGAACATCCGCAAAGCTGGATCGATACCGCCCGCTACGGGCCGAGCGCGGGCAACAAGATTCTGGGCGCGGCGGCCTATTCGCTTTCGCACAAGTGCTCGAACGGGCGCGTGGTCTATTCGTTCTGCATGTGCCCGGGCGGTCGCGTCGTTGCCGCCACGTCCGAGGAGGGCCGTGTCGTCACCAACGGCATGAGCCAGTACTCGCGCGCCGAATTCAACGCCAATTCGGGTATCGTCGTCGATATCGATCCGGAGCGCGACTATCCCGGCGATCCGCTGGCGGGCATCGCCTTCCAGCGCAAGTTCGAGGAACTGGCCTACAAGGCGGGCGGCTCCAACTACAAGGCGCCGGGCCAGAAGCTCGGCGATTTCCTTGCCGGACGGCCTTCCACCGAGTTCGGCGTCGTCACGCCCAGCTATCAGCCCGGCGTGCACCTGACCGACCTCAGCGAGTGTCTGCCCGACTATGTGATCGAATCCATTCGTGAGGCGCTGCCCGTGTTCGGACGGCAGGTGCCGGGATACGATCATCCCGACGTGGTGATGACCGGTGTCGAAACGCGCACCTCCTCGCCGGTGCGGATTACCCGAGGTCGCGACTACCAGAGCCTCAATACCCGCGGTCTCTACCCGGCGGGTGAGGGTGCAGGCTATGCGGGCGGCATCCTCAGCGCCGCGGTCGACGGCATTCGCGTGGCCGAGGCGCTGGCTCTCGAACTGGTGTCCGAGCCGGTTCCGGCGTGA
- a CDS encoding MFS transporter, protein MSIAQKKPRLPLARIVEMNVGFFGLQFSFGLQQANMGPFYGILGASEAIMPLLWLAGPITGLFVQPIIGAMSDRTRSRLGRRTPYFLIGAVICSLCLLAMPYSPTLWVAASMLWLLDAGNNTAMEPYRAYVADRLAPDQRPTGFLTQSAFTGLAQTLSYLSPSLLTAVIDRNALDPNGIPIVIRIAFVIGAILSIATIVYSVWRVPELPLSEEQRAHIDRSPLTTGATLREIGSAIRQMPRPMRQLALAMLCQWYAMFVYWQYIAFALSRSLFDTTDPGSEGFRSGTLTAQQLGAFFNFIAFLAALALIPIVKRQGARSTHAVCLTASGLAMLAIPNVGSLPLLYALMLGIGLGWAGMMGNTYVMLADSIPSERYGIYMGIFNMFIVIPMLIETLTMPVIYTPLLGGDSRNALMFAGVLMLTGAIATLFVPAGGKPRTC, encoded by the coding sequence ATGTCGATCGCACAGAAGAAGCCGCGCCTGCCGCTCGCTCGCATTGTCGAGATGAACGTCGGCTTCTTCGGCCTGCAGTTCAGCTTCGGCCTGCAGCAGGCGAACATGGGGCCCTTCTACGGCATTCTCGGCGCCAGCGAGGCAATCATGCCGCTGCTCTGGCTGGCAGGCCCGATCACCGGCCTTTTCGTCCAGCCGATCATCGGTGCCATGAGCGACCGCACCCGATCGCGCTTGGGCCGCCGCACGCCCTATTTCCTGATCGGCGCGGTGATCTGTTCGCTGTGCCTTCTGGCCATGCCCTATTCGCCCACGCTCTGGGTTGCGGCGAGCATGCTCTGGCTGCTGGATGCAGGCAACAACACCGCGATGGAACCTTATCGCGCTTATGTCGCGGACCGCCTGGCACCGGACCAGCGCCCCACCGGCTTCCTTACCCAGAGCGCCTTTACCGGTCTTGCCCAGACCCTGTCCTATCTCAGCCCTTCGCTGCTCACCGCCGTGATCGACCGCAACGCGCTCGATCCCAATGGCATTCCCATCGTGATCCGCATCGCCTTCGTGATCGGCGCGATCCTGTCGATCGCGACGATCGTCTATTCGGTCTGGCGCGTACCGGAACTGCCCCTTTCCGAGGAACAGCGCGCACATATCGACAGATCGCCGCTCACAACAGGAGCCACCTTGCGCGAGATCGGCAGCGCCATCCGGCAGATGCCGCGCCCCATGCGCCAGCTTGCCCTGGCCATGCTGTGCCAGTGGTATGCGATGTTCGTGTACTGGCAGTACATCGCCTTCGCGCTGTCGCGCTCTCTGTTCGATACGACTGATCCCGGTTCCGAAGGCTTCCGTTCCGGCACATTGACCGCCCAGCAGCTGGGCGCCTTCTTCAACTTCATCGCCTTTCTTGCCGCCCTTGCCCTCATCCCGATCGTCAAGCGCCAGGGCGCACGCAGCACCCACGCCGTGTGCCTGACCGCCTCGGGGCTGGCCATGCTGGCCATCCCCAACGTCGGATCGCTGCCGCTGCTTTACGCGCTGATGCTGGGCATCGGCCTGGGCTGGGCCGGCATGATGGGCAACACTTACGTCATGCTCGCCGATTCCATCCCGTCCGAGCGCTATGGAATCTACATGGGCATCTTCAACATGTTCATCGTCATTCCCATGCTGATCGAAACTTTGACAATGCCGGTGATCTACACGCCACTGCTGGGCGGGGATTCGCGTAATGCATTGATGTTTGCCGGAGTACTGATGTTGACCGGCGCGATTGCGACACTGTTCGTTCCGGCAGGGGGCAAGCCAAGAACATGTTAA
- a CDS encoding NAD(P)/FAD-dependent oxidoreductase, with the protein MTASYDAIVLGAGAAGLFCAATAGQRGRRVLLLDHAAQVGKKILISGGGRCNFTNIHTGPDRYLSQNPHFAKSALSRYTAQDFLALVESHGIAWHEKTLGQLFCDQSARQIVAMLLDECAKGGVEVHCGDAVGGVDHADGAYRVRYGDSEASAPALVIATGGPSIPKMGASGFAYDLARQFGLKVVQPRPALVPLTLPGDDTLFRELSGVSTEVIARVEGKGKGAPAFREAALFTHRGLSGPAILQISSYWQRGDTVTTQFVPDRVEGWLKQAKRDRPKATLRKLLSEDLPDRLSQALCDRLGLAGDLGNLSDKALGAAEAKLARWPFVPDGSEGFAKAEVTAGGIDTRGISSKTMEALKVPGLYVIGEAADVTGWLGGYNFQWAWASARAAGLALAEG; encoded by the coding sequence GTGACCGCAAGCTACGATGCGATCGTGCTCGGCGCAGGTGCGGCCGGGCTGTTCTGTGCTGCCACGGCGGGTCAGCGCGGTCGGCGCGTGCTGCTGCTCGACCATGCCGCGCAAGTGGGCAAGAAGATCCTGATTTCCGGCGGCGGGCGCTGCAACTTCACCAATATCCATACCGGACCTGACCGCTATCTTTCGCAGAACCCGCATTTCGCGAAGTCGGCGCTCAGCCGCTACACCGCGCAGGATTTCCTGGCGCTGGTCGAAAGCCATGGCATCGCCTGGCATGAAAAGACGCTGGGCCAGCTCTTCTGCGACCAGAGCGCCAGGCAGATCGTCGCGATGCTGCTGGACGAATGCGCCAAGGGCGGCGTCGAGGTACACTGCGGCGATGCCGTCGGCGGCGTCGACCATGCCGACGGCGCCTACCGCGTGCGCTACGGCGATAGCGAGGCGAGCGCGCCTGCGCTGGTGATCGCTACCGGCGGTCCCTCGATCCCGAAGATGGGCGCTAGCGGCTTCGCCTACGACCTGGCGCGCCAGTTCGGCTTGAAGGTCGTGCAGCCGCGTCCGGCGCTGGTGCCCTTGACCCTGCCGGGCGATGACACGCTGTTTCGCGAGCTTTCGGGCGTGTCCACCGAAGTGATCGCCCGTGTCGAGGGTAAGGGGAAGGGCGCCCCGGCCTTTCGCGAGGCGGCGCTGTTCACCCACCGCGGCCTTTCCGGCCCGGCGATCCTGCAGATCTCCAGCTACTGGCAGCGCGGCGATACCGTGACCACGCAGTTCGTGCCGGACCGCGTGGAGGGGTGGCTGAAGCAGGCGAAGCGCGATCGTCCGAAGGCGACATTGCGCAAACTGCTCTCCGAAGACCTGCCCGATCGCCTGTCCCAGGCGCTGTGCGACAGGCTCGGCCTTGCCGGCGATCTGGGCAACCTCTCCGACAAGGCGCTCGGCGCGGCCGAAGCGAAGCTGGCGCGCTGGCCCTTCGTGCCCGACGGCAGCGAGGGCTTCGCCAAGGCGGAAGTGACGGCCGGCGGCATCGACACGCGCGGTATCTCGTCCAAGACCATGGAAGCGCTCAAGGTGCCCGGCCTCTACGTCATCGGCGAGGCTGCCGATGTCACGGGGTGGCTGGGCGGCTACAACTTCCAGTGGGCCTGGGCGAGCGCGAGGGCGGCCGGCCTGGCACTGGCGGAAGGTTAG
- a CDS encoding alpha/beta hydrolase: MFENDDVDPQIRDFLNRMFASSAALGSRPGLSAPERRAIAERQREPWVRGGPAMHASEELRVGQSQVRVRIHRPVADADLPVLVYLHGGGWTLFSIDTHDRLMREYAARSGCAVIGIDYALAPEHRFPRALDDIAQVLDWLAAKGADHGLDPKRYALGGDSAGANLSVAAAIDRRDAGAAMPCGLLLNYGAFDGEWRASYERYGDGDRYMLTGPEMDEFWESYLGADALSPERMDPRARVFHAELHGLPPSWLCVARCDILLDENVLMAERLTAAGVEAHLKIYDGATHSFLEAVAISSIADRAIAEASEWLAAVLD; this comes from the coding sequence ATGTTCGAAAACGACGATGTCGATCCGCAGATCCGGGACTTCCTGAACCGCATGTTCGCGTCCTCGGCCGCGCTCGGTTCGCGGCCCGGGCTGTCCGCGCCGGAACGGCGTGCGATTGCCGAGCGTCAGCGCGAGCCATGGGTGCGGGGCGGCCCTGCGATGCATGCCAGCGAGGAGCTGCGCGTCGGGCAGTCCCAGGTCCGCGTCCGGATCCACCGGCCGGTGGCGGACGCGGACCTGCCGGTGCTCGTCTATCTCCACGGCGGCGGCTGGACCCTGTTCAGCATCGACACGCATGACCGCCTGATGCGTGAGTATGCGGCGCGCTCGGGCTGCGCTGTTATCGGCATCGACTATGCACTGGCGCCCGAGCACCGCTTTCCGCGCGCGCTGGACGACATTGCGCAAGTGCTCGACTGGCTGGCCGCGAAAGGCGCCGACCACGGGCTCGATCCGAAGCGCTATGCCCTTGGCGGTGACAGCGCGGGCGCCAATCTCTCGGTTGCCGCGGCCATCGACCGGCGCGATGCTGGGGCCGCCATGCCCTGCGGACTGCTCCTGAATTACGGGGCCTTCGACGGCGAATGGCGTGCCAGCTACGAGCGTTACGGCGACGGCGACCGCTATATGCTGACCGGTCCCGAAATGGACGAGTTCTGGGAAAGCTACCTCGGCGCCGATGCCCTTTCACCGGAGAGGATGGATCCGCGCGCCCGGGTCTTCCACGCCGAATTGCATGGCCTGCCGCCGAGCTGGCTGTGCGTCGCGCGCTGCGACATCCTTCTGGACGAGAATGTGCTGATGGCCGAACGCCTGACCGCGGCGGGCGTCGAGGCGCACCTGAAGATCTACGATGGCGCCACGCACAGCTTCCTGGAAGCTGTGGCGATTTCCTCGATTGCCGACAGGGCTATTGCCGAAGCATCCGAGTGGCTTGCCGCAGTGCTGGATTAA